GCCAACCGAGGTACGCTCTTCCGAGCAATCCTCGAAGGTCTATCTCTGGAAATGCGCCATATTATCGACGAGTCCAAATCTCATCCCGGCGTGCCCGAAACAAAAAATATCGTCGCAATCGGCGGAGGCATACGCAACCAACTCCTCATGCAAATCAAAGCCACCGTTCTCGACCAGCCCATCGCCCTCGCCGAAATGGATGAAGCAACCGCTCTGGGCGCGGCAGTGCTCGCGGGATTGGGCACAGGTGTTTACGCAGACGTTGCCGATGCCCTGCACACGCTCGACACCCCCATGCAGACCGTTCACCCCATACCCGAACAGGTCGCCCATTACAACAGAATTTACAACCGCGTACACAAGCAAATTTACCCGGCAGTGCAAGACCTGCACCAGCAGATTGACCAGATCCAGATGACAACGGTCAGATAATCTTATCTTCGCCAATTTCCATATTCCGAAATTGCAAATCGCACAACTCGCGATAAACCCCACCCCTATCAAACAACGCCCCATGTGTCCCGCGCTGCACAATCTCGCCCTGATCCAGCACCAGAATGCAATCCGCGTGTTGCACCGTTGACAACCGATGTGCAATAATAAACGTCGTGCGTCCCGCCATCAACCGTTCCAGTGCCTGTTGCACCTGTGCCTCAGAAGCAGAATCCAGCGATGAAGTCGCCTCATCCAGCAACAAAATGCGCGCGTCTCGCAACAGAGCACGCGCAATCGCAACCCTCTGCCGCTGTCCCCCACTCAATTTCACGCCCTTTTCCCCAACCAACGCGCCGTATCCATCTGGCAAATCCACAATAAAATCGTGGGCATTCGCATCTCGCGCCGCCTGCTCGACCTCATCATCCGTCGCATCCAATCGCCCGTATCGGATATTTTCGCCAATAGAAGTACCGAACAAATCCACATCCTGTGATACCAGCGCGATCTGTTCGCGCAGCGATACAATCTGCACATCTCGCACATCCACACCATCCACGCGCACAACCCCAGAGGTCGCATCGTAAAATCTCGGAATCAGATTCATCAGCGTCGTCTTACCCGCGCCACTCGCCCCCACAAGTGCTATTGTTTGCCCAGGCAGGGTCTCAAATGAAACCCCCTTGATTACCGGGCGGTCGGGTTGATATCCAAACCAAACATCTTCAAACGCCACTGCGCCGCGAACATCTGCAAGCGGAAGCGCACCATCGCCATCGGCAATCTCCGGTCGCGACTCGAGCAACTCAAAAATGTGTTCTGACGCACCCACAGCAGAATTCAAGGACGCATAAAGACGCGAAATACCCATCACGGATCGGGCAATATTCATCGCGTAAAAAATAAACGCCACCAGATCGCCCGCCGACAAACGTCCGGCCAGCACCTCTGTGCCTCCGTACCAGAAAATCACCACCAGCGCCATCATAAAAAGAAATGCGATACAAGCTGAAAAAACCGCTTCCATAATCACGCGATAGCGCGACGTGCGAAACAAATCTTCGTTTGCCTCGCCATATCGATTCACCTCAAAAACTTCGCGTGCAAACGCCTTGACAACCCGCACAGCCGACAGGGCTTCTTCGGCAATCGCAGTCGTATCGCCCAACCGATCCTGCACCGTACGAGATAACTCGCGGATGCGCTGTCCAAAATAGCGCGTCCCAACAGCGGCAACTGGCGCGGCTGCAAACACCACCAGACTCAATCGCCAATTGAGAAAAACCATAGCCCCTACAGAACCAACAGCCGAAATCCCCGTCATCAAAACCTGCGAAATAGCACCCGTCGCGGCATTTCTGATAGCCCCCACATCATTGGTCAGGCGCGACATGAGTTCGCCCAACCTGTGATCGGCATAAAAGCGAAGCCCCAAAAGATGCAAATGCGCGTAAACCTTCTTGCGCAGATCCGTCACCACGCGCTCACCCACCCAGGAAATCCAGTAATGACTCCCCACGTGCAAAAGCGACTGAAGCACAAACAGCACCAGCATGCCAAGCGCCAGCAAATCCAACTGGTGTCTATCCCCCTGCTCGAACACAGAATCCAATAGCGACCGCAAGCCCAGTGGAATCAACAGCCACACACCTGTGGAAAATGCGGTAAATACCAGCCCCAGAACGAGTCGAAACAGGTATGGCCGGGCAAAAGCAAAAATGCGCTTCCACGCCAGCCACAATGCCACAGGAGAATATGTCTGGTCCTTTTTTTTATTCATTTATTTTTTTCCTCAAAACAGCGGTCTCCTCAACATCCACCTCGAGATCAGCCGTAATCGCCACCCCATAAGCGTCTCGCGCAGCTTCGATCGATAGTCGCTCCTGTTTGACATCCTCCACCACCCTTTTGGGATCGCGTTCAAAAGGTGCTCCATAGCCTCCACCGCCCGGAATACGCAATGTCACCGACTGCCCGGGTTGGAGATCATAGCGCCCCTTTGGCGGCAAAACAGTGCCATCCGACAAAAAAAGTTCGCCGCGCCTGCCATCGCGTCCCCCCAGAAAACCGCGCGGTGCATAGCGCGTGCGATCGTACATACACGAATGCAGCGTGGGATGATCGGAGTCAACAGACAAAACCATCTCCTGCCCCAGGCCACCTCTAAAAGTACCCGCACCGCCAGAATCGGGAATCAACGCGCGCCTGTGCATAATCACCGGCGACACGGACTCAATCGCTTCGGCAGGCACGCCCTTAATCCCGCTGGGAAAAGCCGTCGCCGAAATCCCATCATCGCCGGGACGCGCGCCCATACCACCTGCGGAAAAAAAGATATACGCAAAGCGTTCACCCATGCGACCTATACCCTCCAGTTGCGTATTCCAAAGCCCAGCCGACCCATCGGCAATCACGCGATCGGGAATCGCCTGAGAAAGCGCTCCAAACAGCGGTTGCGAAAGAAAATGCCCAACCAGGTGCCGCGCACCCACAGCACATGGAAATTGCGCATTTAAAATACATCCCTCGGGTGCCGTAACTGTTATGGGACGAAAACTGCCTTCATTATTGGGAATATGCGGACTAATGGCGCATTTCAAGGGATAAGTCGTATAGGCATGCGTATAATTGTACACCACATTAATCCCGCGATCTACCTGTGGCGACGTGCCCGTATAATCAACAACCAAACTGCGATCTTTGACAATAACTTTTGCGCGAATAACCAGCGGTCTATCGTACCCATCGAGTTTCACCTCATCCTCATACACGCCATTTGCAATCTCCGAAATCGCCTCTCGAGTTGCCGCTTCTGACCGATCTAAAATCAGTTCCGACAACCCTTCCAGATCCGCGAGATCGTAATGTTCCAGCGCCTGAAGCAACTTGACAGCCCCTACATCATTCCCCGCCTGTTGCGCGTACAAATCGCCAACGACCTGATCTGGCTCGCGCACATTTGCCCGTACAATTGCGATCAAATCGCGATTGATCTCCCCTTCGCTAAACAATTTCATAATCGGGATATTCAGGCCCTCTTCATACACCTGACGTGCACCGGCACCCAGCGTGCGACCGCCAATATCCATGGCATGGCAGGTATTGGCAAACCACCCCACACCTCTGCCCCGATAAAAAACCGGCGTGACAACCGTAATATCGTGCAAATGCCCCGACCCCATCCACGGATCATTGGTGAGCAAACTATCGCCGGGTTTCAGCGTGTCAATCGGATACACTTTCACGAAATGCCGCACGCAATTCGCCATTGTATTGATATGCCCCGGCGTCCCCGTCACCGCTTGCGCCAGCATGTTGCCCCCGCGGTCAAACACCCCCGCAGACAAATCACCGGCCTCGCGCACCACCGTTGTAAAAGAAGCGTGCATCAGCGCTGCTGCCTGCTCATTCACAATAGAAATAAGGCGATTCCAAAGCACTTCCAGCTCAACCGCATCGATCTCGCACCCCGTCATACATCCTCCCTGATGAGAATCAGATTACCCGTATCATCGACCTGCAACACCCATCCGGGCGGCAATACCGTAGTGGATTCAACCTCCTCGACAATCGCGGGACCTTTCAAAATAACCCCTCGTCCAAGTTTCTCTCGCCTGTAAACCGCAGTCCCGTATTTCCCCTCAGGAAAAAGAACATCGCGCTGTCCCTCGGGAACAGGATCACCAGTGACTTCTCCAAAGGACCCAACATCGCAAATTTCCGGCTCTGGTCCCGAAACCGTCACACGCCAGTGGATAGCCTCAACGGGAACGCCCTCACACAGACGTCCGTATAATTTTGTATAAGACGCATCAAAAGCCGCTTGAAGCGCACTATCGGAACTTTCAGTGAATTCTCCCAGAGGCACTGGAACGCTTATCTCGTGCCCTTGCCCCACATATCGCATATCTGCCGTGCGCACCACGTGAATCTCAGAGTCATCGACTCCTGCCTCTCTCACGAGCGCGCGACCCTCGTCTTCCATCTCCCCATAGAGCTTATTGACAACCTCGCGATCCAACGCGGCGATCCGCGACACAAAACTCCGCACATAATCAAAAGCAATCGGCGCGAGCATCAAACCAAAAGCCGATCCCACACCCGCAGCTGGCGGCACAATCACCCGGTCAATCCCCAATCGCATCGCAACCCCGCATGCGTGTACAGGCCCAGCCCCACCCGTTGCCACAAGCGCGTATCCATTTAAATCAATCCCCCGCTCGGCAGCGTGAACCCGCGCTGCATTCGCCATATTTTCATTCACCAAATCGTGAATACCCTGTGCGGCACGCACGCGATCCAGTCCGGTAAATCGCGCAAATTCATCGACCACATCCGCAGCGCAATCCACATCCAGATCCATTTGCCCGCCCAAAAAATATCCGGCATTTAAATAGCCCAACAAGAGATCGGCATCCGTCACCGTAGGCAACTGCCCCCCGCGCGCATAACAGGCAGGCCCGGGATCTGCCCCCGCACTTTGCGGCCCAACCGTGGGCAAACCCAATTCACTCGCATGCGCGATACTGCCCCCACCAGCTCCTATTTCGATCATATCGAGCACGGGGACGAGCAAGGGCAACCCGCTACCGCGCTTGAAGCGATAAACCCGTGCGACCTCCGATTCAGTCGTAATGGGAAACGCCCCATTTTCGCTCAAAATGGCCTTTGCCGTCGTGCCCCCCATATCAAACGCGAGAATCTGCCCATACCCCGATCGATTGCCGTAATGCGCCGCGGCAAGTGCGCCGCCGCATGGACCGGATTCTACGAGACGCACGGGAAAACGCACTGCGGTCTGGACAGAACACGACCCGCCGTTTGACAGCATAATATGAAGCGGTGCCAAAATCTCCAGCGCCTTTAACCCATCTTCCAAACGCGCGAGATATTTTTCCACCATAGGCTGCACATAAGCATTTGCCACAGTCGTGGAAGTGCGCTCAAATTCTCGAAGTTCGGCGGCAACCTTGTGCGAAACCGAAATGCCTACATCGGGCATAAGAGAACGCACAATCTCCTCAGCACGACGCTCGTGATCGGGATTGACATAAGCGTGCAAAAACACAATAGCGACCGCCTCCACTCCGGCTTCGCGCAACACCCCGCAGGCTTTGACCACATCATCTTCATTTAATGGCGTCATCACCTCGCCGCGCGCGTACAGCCGCTCCCGCACCTCAACGCGCAACCGCCTTTCAACGAGCGGTTCGGGCAATTTCAAAAACAAATCGTAGATATCGTAACGCCCCTCCCGCCCGATTTCCAGCGCATCGCGAAAACCCGCTGTCGCAATCAATCCGGTCTTAGCCCCCCTGCGCTCAATCAGCGCGTTTGTCACCAGCGTCGTGCCGTGAACCGCCCGGGAAATCGTGCCAGGCGATACCCCATCAAGCACCTCTTTCACGCCTTCCAGCACACTGACCGAAGGGTCTGGAGACTGCGTCAACACCTTCGCCACAGACAAAACACCCGAAGCGTGTTCTCTCAACACAACATCTGTGAATGTGCCGCCAATATCTATTGCAAGCGTGTATGCCTCGTCGCTCACCATCATCTCCTTTGCATTTATTTTTCTTCTTCATCTCAAAAATAAAGAACAGCCCCTTTACCAACAAAGACAAAATTGACCTTGACAAGCCATGATCCTTTTTGTAATTTTTGAGTCCTCACAACGAGCGGGAATAGCTCAGCTGGCTAGAGCATCTGCTTGCCATGCAGAAGGTCGCG
This is a stretch of genomic DNA from Gemmatimonadota bacterium. It encodes these proteins:
- a CDS encoding ABC transporter transmembrane domain-containing protein, translated to MNKKKDQTYSPVALWLAWKRIFAFARPYLFRLVLGLVFTAFSTGVWLLIPLGLRSLLDSVFEQGDRHQLDLLALGMLVLFVLQSLLHVGSHYWISWVGERVVTDLRKKVYAHLHLLGLRFYADHRLGELMSRLTNDVGAIRNAATGAISQVLMTGISAVGSVGAMVFLNWRLSLVVFAAAPVAAVGTRYFGQRIRELSRTVQDRLGDTTAIAEEALSAVRVVKAFAREVFEVNRYGEANEDLFRTSRYRVIMEAVFSACIAFLFMMALVVIFWYGGTEVLAGRLSAGDLVAFIFYAMNIARSVMGISRLYASLNSAVGASEHIFELLESRPEIADGDGALPLADVRGAVAFEDVWFGYQPDRPVIKGVSFETLPGQTIALVGASGAGKTTLMNLIPRFYDATSGVVRVDGVDVRDVQIVSLREQIALVSQDVDLFGTSIGENIRYGRLDATDDEVEQAARDANAHDFIVDLPDGYGALVGEKGVKLSGGQRQRVAIARALLRDARILLLDEATSSLDSASEAQVQQALERLMAGRTTFIIAHRLSTVQHADCILVLDQGEIVQRGTHGALFDRGGVYRELCDLQFRNMEIGEDKII
- a CDS encoding hydantoinase B/oxoprolinase family protein yields the protein MTGCEIDAVELEVLWNRLISIVNEQAAALMHASFTTVVREAGDLSAGVFDRGGNMLAQAVTGTPGHINTMANCVRHFVKVYPIDTLKPGDSLLTNDPWMGSGHLHDITVVTPVFYRGRGVGWFANTCHAMDIGGRTLGAGARQVYEEGLNIPIMKLFSEGEINRDLIAIVRANVREPDQVVGDLYAQQAGNDVGAVKLLQALEHYDLADLEGLSELILDRSEAATREAISEIANGVYEDEVKLDGYDRPLVIRAKVIVKDRSLVVDYTGTSPQVDRGINVVYNYTHAYTTYPLKCAISPHIPNNEGSFRPITVTAPEGCILNAQFPCAVGARHLVGHFLSQPLFGALSQAIPDRVIADGSAGLWNTQLEGIGRMGERFAYIFFSAGGMGARPGDDGISATAFPSGIKGVPAEAIESVSPVIMHRRALIPDSGGAGTFRGGLGQEMVLSVDSDHPTLHSCMYDRTRYAPRGFLGGRDGRRGELFLSDGTVLPPKGRYDLQPGQSVTLRIPGGGGYGAPFERDPKRVVEDVKQERLSIEAARDAYGVAITADLEVDVEETAVLRKKINE
- a CDS encoding hydantoinase/oxoprolinase family protein — its product is MSDEAYTLAIDIGGTFTDVVLREHASGVLSVAKVLTQSPDPSVSVLEGVKEVLDGVSPGTISRAVHGTTLVTNALIERRGAKTGLIATAGFRDALEIGREGRYDIYDLFLKLPEPLVERRLRVEVRERLYARGEVMTPLNEDDVVKACGVLREAGVEAVAIVFLHAYVNPDHERRAEEIVRSLMPDVGISVSHKVAAELREFERTSTTVANAYVQPMVEKYLARLEDGLKALEILAPLHIMLSNGGSCSVQTAVRFPVRLVESGPCGGALAAAHYGNRSGYGQILAFDMGGTTAKAILSENGAFPITTESEVARVYRFKRGSGLPLLVPVLDMIEIGAGGGSIAHASELGLPTVGPQSAGADPGPACYARGGQLPTVTDADLLLGYLNAGYFLGGQMDLDVDCAADVVDEFARFTGLDRVRAAQGIHDLVNENMANAARVHAAERGIDLNGYALVATGGAGPVHACGVAMRLGIDRVIVPPAAGVGSAFGLMLAPIAFDYVRSFVSRIAALDREVVNKLYGEMEDEGRALVREAGVDDSEIHVVRTADMRYVGQGHEISVPVPLGEFTESSDSALQAAFDASYTKLYGRLCEGVPVEAIHWRVTVSGPEPEICDVGSFGEVTGDPVPEGQRDVLFPEGKYGTAVYRREKLGRGVILKGPAIVEEVESTTVLPPGWVLQVDDTGNLILIREDV